The following is a genomic window from Mya arenaria isolate MELC-2E11 chromosome 4, ASM2691426v1.
tcattcaacaaaaataatattgaaaggaaaaaaaaagtgaaataaaatgagTAACAGCTCAACAAACAAAAGGTTTTAAATAAGGTAAAAGCAGTAATATGTTAATGTGACACATTGAGTGGTTTATGTCCAGTGAGTCTGTAGGTAGGGTACCGGACCGGTTGGTCTCTAAATACTAGGcaagtgttttattttgtggTGAAACCCACACTGGTGTTAACTTGTGGCTCTGGTCTTCAGgcagtttaaactttttttcctttttttcttttctttttgctTAAACATGAGACAATTAGAACTTGTTTTACATAGGAGTCCATTTCAATACTAACTTAACAAATTTAAAGTCTGAGTCATTAGCATGGAGTTAGCCTTTGAACATAAATTCAAAGTCATTCAAATGAGAAAATATATTCAAGGCAACACTCAACAATTtttgatttaatgttttttttagaaactgACAAGAAAGATAATTGTTGATTGATGCAAAATCCATTACAGTCTACCTTTACCAGTACAAGAACTAGGTGATTGACTCCCAAGCTAACAAAAAATCTGAAATTAAGCCTAAATTAAGGAGACTCCCATTGTGTTGAATGTGTCAGTtggatttgttttaacaaattgaaacttATCAGCAATCTAAGTTACtgacaataaatacatttattatggtTGTGAAACTCCACATAGCATccaaaatattatgttcatgTTAACGATAACAGTAACTGGTGAATAACATTGTAGAATTACTAGTGGTAGGTTTAGACACATTAAGGCAAGATTTTACAATATTGTTGGTAAAGGGTTTACCTGATAGTACCAGAGCCACGTTGGGTAAAATAGTTGAACCATTGGTTTAGATGCTTTCATAACAATGGAAGCAAAGGGTTGAAAATTGTGGTATGAAAACTAGGTATAATTGACTTGAAGGAAGGGTTAAGCAACATGTTAGAAGTCCGATGTGAGATGAGCATCTTCTGGTGATGAAATGAATTGTTCTAACCCGGGGGATGATTCTGTGTACTCACATGAAACGCAGCCCCCTCCCACCCTGGCCTTAACTAGCGCTTAATTTGTCCTCTGCCATATTAAACTATGACATACTATTGATTTTAACTGTATAAATACAGTATTGCTGCCTCAGAACTAATGACAGATTTTGGCAATAAACATCAATGATCATCAAACTTCGCAAATTTAGAGAAACAAGACTGTTACATAATTATCTTGAGGTATTGCTTACATTTTTATGCCTTGACAAAATTCACTATCATATTGTAATACATCTATAATTGTAGACATTTTTCCTGATTTGATACAATAAGAGGGTGATTCCTAGTATTTGCAAGGAAACTGATGTAAGTGTTCGGTATTGAGTTATGTATGAAGGCCGGGTGGGAGTGTGGGCTGGAATCTCATGTCTGCTGTACATTCCAGTGGTGCTCGCGGAGGATTCAACAAATTCGGTGGTGGTAAGTCCCCTGATACCAGGGCGTAATTTGTACTGAATTTCTTTGTCCTGCTAAACGAACAGTTGTTACTTAATACTACTGAAGGTGTTCTATAATCAAAACTCAAAaatctgtgtttgtttgtgcAAAGGTATTAAGGTATAGGAATACACTGAATATTGACCATTTATGTGGTTTTAAAAATGAGTATGGAAATGCATAATGCAGATTATTGTGAGGTTGTGTGTTATCCTTGCAATGGGTATCTTGGGTAAAAAGTAATCCTGTTTATCATAAGGCTAAAAGGTACAGATACTTCATTGCTGAACAAGCCCTTAGATATGGTATAAATCAAATGCTCTGTCACGAATTCTGACATCGTGGTAAGGAAATAAGCTTAAAGAGaagaaaaaagttgtaaaatacaGTAATATGTGTAATTCATCGTTGCCCATAGTatgcaaatacttaaaaaaaaaataaaaaaatattgaccatgTGTTTTTAGTTGATGTAGATGGTCTTAAAGGTTGCAAATAGTGAATGACAACTTTCTCTTAGTGAAAAACATTTTAGCAGATTACTCGAAGTGATTGATGATGGTATTGAAGGTATCATAGCTGAGATAAATTACACAAGAACATGCTCGCTATACAAAATAGTAGAAATTTAAACAGCTAATGCATTGAAATGTGTTATGTCTTTTAAAGACAAATCTAGGAATACGTTTCTCTATTTACCAAGATGTATGATATTAAGATGGTATAATTATCAAGTACTGTGTATATTTTATGGACAGTCTAATAATGTTACAACAAAATAAGTTGTCTTGATAAGTTTCTCTTAAAATACAATCTTGATGTAACTTTATTATTGTCTTCAGAATGCTCTTCTTTTCAAATTTGTGCATTAgagtttgttatattttcattactttGGGCTTGAAATTCTGTGGTGTGcctttaaatattcatgtacatGCCAAAATACTTAGATTCTAATCTTCAACTTATGGGGATTATTGAATACGGCCTCAGGTCCATTGATCAacataaaaaaagttcaaaataaccaAGTGTAAAAGTAAGATGCATTCTGGTGACATGATGGAATGGTTTTTGTGGCATTAACATGTTGTGTGGTGTTGCAGGCGGTGGAGGGGGCGGTGGAGGTGGGGGTTGGGGCGGTGACAGGGAGCTACAGGAGACCCCAGACACGGTCTTTGTATCCGGCCTCTCACAGGACATTGTTGAGGAAGACCTCATAGCACTCTTTGGCAGTATTGGAATCATCAAGGTAAACAATATTGCTTGTTCAACTCCAAAACTTGCAGATTATTGACGATTTAAGTTATGAATAAGGCAATAATAGCAATTAGTTGTTGGCAGTGGAAACATCCGTTTTCTGTTACAAGTCTACAAAAGTCATGTCTACTATACAAGCTGCATTGCAGGACAGGACCACTCTTTGCTTTTTAGATTTTAGTTATATTACAAGAAAACTTCATAGTTAAATACATATGAACCGCATCACGCAATATTGGGCCTTCagacatatatttgctattataatgttttatggttttttaattaaatgatatttcaggaaGAAATTCTGAAAAATGCATATTGATATCACAAGATACGTGTTAATAAGTGAGACCATGTATGGCGCATTGTGAATTCTAAATTTGACTTCATTCATATGATGTCGTATGTAACAAaagcacattattcaaatgacatgCAAAATTAATGTATCAATAGTACAACTAGCTTATAATTCCTTAACACAGAATCTTTATGGAACATAAAatcagataaaaataatgaatcatttttgtatttttaataccgGTACATTTGACCTTTACACAGACTATTAATGCAGTCAAAATATTTCGGTACAAAATCCATGATTGCtttggaaacatgagtaaacaaatggtcataaattgtcgagaaaatgatgcaccaatgacaaGAAATTGGTTTgcgtaagaaaataattatttttgacattttttattgatgatATTTCATTGCGGCTCAAAACAACAGTACTatgcaatgtttaaatgaaaaaaaagccCCTTTCAGTGGCCACATACAATTTTACAACAGGTATTTTTGTAATACATGATTGTAAAGAGATGGATGGAAGATTTAGTGTAGCATAAACATTGCAGATTGACAAGAAGACCAATAAACCCAAGCTGTGGATCTACAAGGACAAGAACACCGGGCTGCCGAAGGGTGAGGCCACCGTCACCTACGACGACCCTGAGACTGCAAAGGCTGCAATCAACTGGTTCAATGGTAGGCATGGCTTAAAGCTTTTCACcttagtttgtaaaaatatgttggTCAATTTGACAATATACTGTGTATAGTTCATAAGATTCCAAACTTTCTTTAAAAGCAACGATTTAATACTCAAGCAGTCTTTATGATTAGACTTTGAAGATGAACACTTCCAATTTCTTGTATTAGTGCTTATAAAACAAATTCTAACGTTATTTCCTAGACATGACATTTAACCATACCTGTGTCCAGGTACCATTTGGGTGTATCATCACTTCTGTAACAGCTCTAACTGGTACTTTCTGGTTTCAGGTACTAAAAACTGTTGTTCTACTATACTTAGTTCATTTTCAGATAAAGATTTCCAAGGGAACATAATCAAGGTACAGATTGCCCAGCGAAAGGTTAACACCCAGTTTAGTGGAGGTCGGGGCGGGGGTCGTGGAGCACCCAGGGGTGGCGGCGGTGGTGGCGGTGGACGTGGAGGTAAACCATTCATTGCATATACTGCAGCTATGGCATACATTATTTGATGCAGGAATAGTAACTACAAAGCGGTATATGTTTTTGGCACAAGAAATGAACTTATCCTTGACAAATTGAAATGGCAAAACAATTTCTTTTGTGTGAATGTTtcataattcaatataaatatctaaTGCTCTAGAATTAAAGTGAGGTTTGCAACTGCAGTGATTGAACTGTCTGTTTTTTTCTACccaggtggtggtggtggtgatagagGTGCAGCCAGACAGGGAGATTGGATGTGCCCCAACGAGACATGCGGAAACAACAACTTTGGCTGGAGGAACGCCTGCAACCTCTGTAACACATCCAAACCTGGTAGTGACGGCGGAGATGATAGTGGAGATTTTGGTACGTCTATTTTGTCAGTAtccatatataatattttatgaaaaaaatgtcaaattcaGTGGTATAAAACAAAACCTTTATTCTTCATCAAGAATTAGATTTGACAAATAATTTGCCAAGCACTCTAGGTAGAGACTATCACTTATACTACATTGAAGTTGGAAATTATCATGGTTGACAGAGTAAGCATTATTTGGTCCCCGTGTGCACAGGTGGAGGTTACGGCGGTCGAGGAGGTAGAGGTGGGTTTGGAGGTCGAGGTGGCGGCGGACGTGGTGGAGGCGGTGGATACGGTGGAGACAGAGATAGGGGTGAGACTCTCCACACTCGACTATACTGTAGGAGTGTTAATACAGGAACATAGGAAAAGCTCATGTTGTATCATTCAATACAATCGTTGTACTGAACTTGCTGATCTGAGATTTTTTTGGGTCACAATTTGTGAAGTTATTGACTTATCTTGCCTGTCAAAACTTAGTATAACATGTATCATTTGCACTCAAATAGAATCCAAAGTCTGCAGTTTGATAGTGTTTATGACCATATTTGTGGTATTTCAGGTGGCCGGGGTGGTcgtggaggtggaggtggtggccGCGGTGGAGGCGGttacggtggtggtggtggtggtggccgTGGTGGTGGCGGATACGGT
Proteins encoded in this region:
- the LOC128231319 gene encoding TATA-binding protein-associated factor 2N-like isoform X2 produces the protein MADQQYAAQYQTGGQTGYNYAGAYGSSQDTSAYSQQPGAAAYSTQQGGSGQQGTGSGSYGSQGVASYGSYDQSYQQTQPGQTSQASQQYGQQSGGYGGQSGGSGAQSGYGQSGAGGYGQSSYDGQSGGYGGQAAGGGGGAGGGGGSGGGGGYGSQRGGGGYGGGGGSGGGGGGYGGGRGGQDGGGGGGRGGDGGGYGGGARGGFNKFGGGGGGGGGGGGWGGDRELQETPDTVFVSGLSQDIVEEDLIALFGSIGIIKIDKKTNKPKLWIYKDKNTGLPKGEATVTYDDPETAKAAINWFNDKDFQGNIIKVQIAQRKVNTQFSGGRGGGRGAPRGGGGGGGGRGGGGGGDRGAARQGDWMCPNETCGNNNFGWRNACNLCNTSKPGSDGGDDSGDFGGGYGGRGGRGGFGGRGGGGRGGGGGYGGDRDRGGRGGRGGGGGGRGGGGYGGGGGGGRGGGGYGGGRGGDRGGRDDRRSRPY
- the LOC128231319 gene encoding RNA-binding protein cabeza-like isoform X1, producing the protein MADQQYAAQYQTGGQTGYNYAGAYGSSQDTSAYSQQPGAAAYSTQQGGSGQQGTGSGSYGSQGVASYGSYDQSYQQTQPGQTSQASQQYGQQSGQGNQAYGSYGQQQSGQQGYGQLQGQGGYGGQSGGSGAQSGYGQSGAGGYGQSSYDGQSGGYGGQAAGGGGGAGGGGGSGGGGGYGSQRGGGGYGGGGGSGGGGGGYGGGRGGQDGGGGGGRGGDGGGYGGGARGGFNKFGGGGGGGGGGGGWGGDRELQETPDTVFVSGLSQDIVEEDLIALFGSIGIIKIDKKTNKPKLWIYKDKNTGLPKGEATVTYDDPETAKAAINWFNDKDFQGNIIKVQIAQRKVNTQFSGGRGGGRGAPRGGGGGGGGRGGGGGGDRGAARQGDWMCPNETCGNNNFGWRNACNLCNTSKPGSDGGDDSGDFGGGYGGRGGRGGFGGRGGGGRGGGGGYGGDRDRGGRGGRGGGGGGRGGGGYGGGGGGGRGGGGYGGGRGGDRGGRDDRRSRPY